Part of the Triticum urartu cultivar G1812 chromosome 2, Tu2.1, whole genome shotgun sequence genome, AGTCCTTCACCCAGCCAATCGGCCGCGAAAGCGGCCAATGGCGCGCTCAAGCTGTCTGATCTCCACTGCGTCAATCGACAACGCACAGCCGTTTGGAACATGAGCCGTGTTGCGACCCTCCAAAAAATGCAATCCCAACTCTCTGAATCCAAGTTTCTCTGAAACTGAACCCAACTCTCTCTGAATATGTGCAACTCTGCAACCCTCTCTGCAATCCGGCTACCCCCTTACCCACACACACTGATCGGTCGATCGACGCCGAGCACCTCCCAATAAATATCTCCGTGCTTCCAGGGAAGGGGAGGTGCGAAGAAAAGTTTGACATGAAAAATCACACTTTTGTTTAATTAATTTTACTACTGTTAAGAAAACGAAGACTTTGTCTCTGCCGACCAACACTGCTTCTAGGGTGACCACTCAAGCGTTCGCGCGCTCGTCATGGTTGCGTGCGACTTTGTCCTCCCTCCATGCCTCACGGTGCGTCTCCCCGACAACGACGTCGTTGTTGTCAAGCTGGAGAGCCGTGCGCTCTTCCGTCACGGCTCCGGGGCATCGCCCTTCAGCTCTGAGGACGGGGACGACGgctccctatcctccctctcaTCAAACCCTCGCCTCTCACCCTCCACCGTTACTCAAATCAGAAACATTGCCACGGCCATGTCACCATTTGCATGCACCCCGGAGTCGCCCTTGGGTCCTCCCCCATCTCCCACTGCTGACAGGCCGCTCGACGGCACCCCAATCCTCGCAGTCATGGCTGACGGCATGCCCGTTGCCATGCTTGTTCATGCCCCATGGTCCCCTCCCGCTCGCCCCCCCTCTCCACAGAAGCTGCACGCTCGCTCGCGCCATGCACGCCCCCTGCTTGCACTGCCAGCCCCAACatctcctcttcctctgccacctACGCCGCCTCCTCCACCATCCACACCTGCCCTTCAGCCGCTCCCCCTTCCTGTGGATCTCTCCGTCCAGCCATTGGACCTGCCCCCGGAGCCTACGGACGAGTGCCTTGCCAGGCGCATCAGCAGGCGCGCCAAGATGGCTGTTGACTCCGGCATCAAGGCCAGACGCAGCGCTAGGCTGGCTGAAATAGAGCCGCCTATCTACTCTTCCATGACCTCCAAGGCCATGCGCTCCAAGGCAAAGAAGCTCGACCTATCTGCTGCTTCCAAAGATCTCTCCGACGCCCTGATCCACGCTCGGCTCTGCGACGACTCTGGGCTCATCGACGGCTCTGCTCACGGTCTTGCCTCGCCTGAGGACCTGGCCGCCGTTGCTGCTGCCTGCGGCGCCACGCCGGAGATGCTGGCGGACCTCGCTTCCAGTTCTGGTGGCCTGGGATCGCCATGATGTGCTCTCTTCTCCGCGGCCACGTGTGTGGCGGCCATGTCTGGCCATGTATCCGGGGCCTCGCTCCGACCCGTAGTCGCTGTGTTAGGTTTAATCTAGTTGTAATGCTGCTCATGCCTGCTTCTGTCAGTTTGTCGTACTGTACCTTGACCCGAAATGGTTGCTTGTCGGGTCAATACCCCTATGTAAGGTGCCAACTTAAGTTTCTATTATGAAAAACGCTACCTACTCTATCGTCTCCTGGAACGTTCGCGGTCTAGGAGACAATGATAAGTGCTTCAATGTGTTCTCTGAAATCAATCTCTTACGCCCATCCATTGCCCTTCTTCAAGAAACCAAACTACAAAAACCAGACACAAACAAACTACGATCGATCTTGCCACGCTTCCTAGACTCTAATAACCACCTCGACGCAATCGGAACGGCGGGAGGCATTCTCTCGGCTTCTAACTCACGTTGCTTCTCGCTTCTCAACTGCCAACACAGGCGTTTCACATCCACATTAACGCTATCATGTCTTGCATCACCACACAACATCTTCATCACTAATGTCTACGCCCCCTCGCAACGAGAGCTAAAGCTAGTTTTCCTTGACGAACTGAAACAGATCGAACCACCACCTCAATCTCCCTGGCTCCTAATAGGTGATTTCAACCTTACTTGATTCCCCAATGAACGCAACAACGACAACTTTAGACGATCGGAGGCAGACGCCTTTAACGACACCATCGACCAACTTGCACTCTTAGAGCTACCGCTCCTTGATAGACAATTTACCTGGTCAAATAAAAGACTATCCCCCACGCTGATTCGCCTAGATAGGGTTCCAATCAATCTATCTTGGGATGCTCTTTTCCCCAACTCACACCTCACCTCCCTCACTCGATTTGTCTCTGATCATGTTCCACTCCTCGTCACCGTATCCACATCCGTCCCATCTTCCCGCCTTTTTCAATTTGAACGATTCTGGACCTCCTTCCCAGCCTGTTCTAACATTGTGCGCGGCTGCTGGCAGCCCGGCCCACACCGCCACGGTGGGCTTTCCATTGATCCTGCTGCTTCTCTCGCTCAAAAAATTAAAGGTACAAGATCAGCCCTAAAGTCTTGGGCCAAGTCGCTACGGCCCATCAATCAACGGGAAACAAATTGCAAACTCGTTCTCCAGGCCCTTGACCTAAACGAGGAATTCGCTCCTCTCTTTCCGATCGAACAAAAACTAAGGCTCACGCTCTCCAATTTGCTACAACGTACCATCAAACAAAAAATCGCCTTCTGGAAACAGAGGGGAAAGATCAGGGTCGCCATTGACGGCGATGAAAACACTCGATTCTTCCACGCCTCGGCTACGCAGCGCTCTCGATCAAACAAGATTCCCATGCTTTTACACAACACTTCTAAAGTTTTTCTGCACGAACAAAAAGCTGACATCTTAAAAGACTTCTTCCAATAGCTCATCGGGACCACAAAAATGCAACATGGAACTTCAGCTTGCAACAACTGTACCCCTCACCCCTCCCCCAGCTCAGTGATCTTGCACAACCTTTCTCTCATGACGAAATATACCAAGCCTTCCTCTCTATGAACACCAATGCTAGCCCTGGACCAGATGGCTTTGGACCCATCTTCTACAGAAAATATTGGAATGATATCAAACAACCCATCCTAACCTTCTTCTCTACCTTCCATGATCAAACCGCTTCCTTAGAACGATTCAACCGGGCCTACATGGTTCTTCTTCCAAAATCTCAGGCACCAACAACCCCGGACGCGTTTCGACCCATATCTCTTCAAAACTGCATGCCAAAAGTAGTTGCCAAAGTCCTCACCAATAGAGTTAAACCTCTCATCCCACTGCTCATACATTATGACCAGACTGGCTTCCTTCATGGGCGTAATATTGCTGAAAATTTTATATACGCTGCCAATATCCTCAGTGCATGCCACTCCCGTAAAGCCCCGACCATGATTTTCAAGCTCGATTTCAGGAAAGCCTTTGACTCCATATGCTGGTCCTCCCTCATACTAATCTTACAAGCCTGCGGTTTTCCCTCTAACTTCTGTTCTTGGGTACAAAATATCCTTCTCACTGGGAAAACAGCTATCCTTTTAAATGGCATTCCAGGATCCTGGATTCAATGTAGATGTGGCCTCCGCCAAGGTGATCCCTTCTCGCCGTACTTATTCATCATCGTTGCCGACGCCCTTCAACGTCTAATCGCAAAAGCGTTCCAAACCAATGTTCTTTGTCACCCGTTACGGCCTAACGAACCACCTGTGACACTTCAATACGCTGATGATACCCTGATAATTGCTGTGGCTAGCGACGCCGCCACCATTATCCTCAAAAACACCCTTCATGACTTCGCCCTTGCAACGGGGCTAGTCATCAACTTCCAAAAAACGGCTCTTCTAACCATAGCCACCGACTCTTCCACGCAAAACAACATTGCCACAGCGATTGGTTGTTCCTTATCCTCCTTCCCGCTAGTGTATCTAGGTCTACCAGTCTCCCCCACCAAACTGCCTCTCACAGCTTTCGACCCGATCATAGACAGCTTTCGAAAATTCCTCTTTGGTTGGGTGGCCCGCCTGCTCTCTCGGGGGGCACGTCTCACCCTGCTAACTGCGGTTCTTGACTCCTTAACAGTTTATTTTATGTCCGTCTTTCGCCTACCAAAATCGATCATAGCTAAACTAGACGCCATCCGGAGGGCGTTCTTCTGGTCTAACGAGCCAACTTGCACTGGGGCGAGCTGCTTGGTCGCGTGGAAAAACGTTTGCAAACCTAAAGATACTGGTGGTCTAGGCATTAAAAATCTGGAAGTTCAAAACCGCTGCTTGCTTATGAAATTCTCCTCCAAAAttctacaacacccaaacatccCCTGGACCCAATGGTACCACCACCAATACCCTCTTGGCATTGCAGCAAAAACCTCAAAACCCTCCTTTCTCTGGAAGATCATCAACAACAACTTGCCACTGCTAATTGAGCACTCATTTGTGCTCACATACAATGGTCTATCCACTTTCTTTTGGCTTGATAAATGGTTATTGCAGTCTCCCCTCCAAAAAGTCTTCCCAAACCTCTTCTCACACTCCATTGATGACAAGGTTTTAGTGGCTACTGTTTGTCAAACCAGCTTGTTGGCGAACCTACGGAACCGTCTGTCTAATGCTGCGGCTCGCGAGTTTGATTGTGTGCTGTTGTTGTTGCAGGATTTCCAGCAAGCGGACCAACCTGACGAAAGGTCCCTCACCCACGGACTACCGTTCTCTGCCAAGAACACCTACTCCTCCATTATTGCTGAAGATGATACAGACCCTCACCATGACTTTGTCTGGGCTTCCAAAGTCCCGATCGAAGTCAAGATCTTCGTATGACTCCTCCTCCGTGACCGGCTCAACACGAAGGCAAACATGTTTCACAAACACATTGCCCAATCTGCCGCATGCCCGCGCTGTCAAGACCCTCATGAAGATGCAATCCACCTCATCTCCAACTGTTCTTACGCTACACAGGTTTGGTCCTCCTTGGGCCTGCCGGCCCCGACCTCCCTCGCTGCTCTGCTCCAACACCCAACGCTTCATGGCCTTAATCCCAATATCTGGCCATCGGTGGCTCTGACTATCTCTTGGAAGCTATGGGATTCCAGAAACGCGCTCGTCTTCAGGAACGAGGATCATACCCACAGAACCACGATACGGAACATTGTTGCTGATTTCTCTCTATGGGTTTTTCGGTTCAAAAAGGAAGAAGACAATATCTCCGCTAGACAATGGCTTCACTTCCTCTCTTCAGCTGTACCCGAATGATCATGTTGTAACCAAACTACTATTGTAATTCTCGACTCCTCTTTTTGAGTGGTAATATATTCAGATGGGGAAGCTCTCCCCCCCGGTGACCGTTCAAAAAAAAACTGTTAAGAAAACTGATCTTGTAGACTAGTGGTGCGCATGCCACTCAACATGCATGTCCAAACGTGAGGCCGAGTGTGCAAAGGCGTGAGTGCAGTATGGGTTCACAGTTACGAAAATGCATTCCTTGATGCAGAGTTTACATCAAAAAGAGAAGGCATGCACACCCCAGCATGGCAACATGCATAAAGCTTGTGATTTTTCTTGTCATATTAGAGTACATCAAAGGCCATACCGGCACAGCTTTGTTGGGAAGTTAAGATGAAAAACTACTAATTAACCATCCATTGCTGCACAACAAGTAGCAACATATCCGAGTACATATTAGTCACGATCACCAACTTTGTACATGAACGACAGGTAGCTAAACTTGGAACAAATCGCACAAACATGCGTGCGCTGGCAGCACATGTGTACCAGCACAGTCACACTCACATTAGAGGAAACCATCCACACCCATCACATGACACGCACCAACGTCCCCAATTGCCTTGTGTCCAAGCCATTCCCTCTCCTATATACACCCACAGTGACACCCCCTTGTGGCCTCACACTCCTACCACTGCCACTCTCCACTGCTCATACGTAGGATCCCAGAGCAAGTGTGCCGGCCGGAGAGGAGACATGGCGGACTGGGCCCCGGTGTTCATCGCGCTGGTGCTCTTCGTGCTCCTCTCGCCGGGGCTGCTCTTCCAGGTCCCCGGCAAGAACAGGTTCCTGGAGTTCGGCAACAAGCAGACCAGCGGCGTCTCCGTGCTCTTCCACGCCGTCATCTACTTCGCCCTCATCTCCATCTTCACCCTCGCCGTCCGCGTCCACGTCATCCTTGGTTGACCAGCATGGCAGACGCCGGCCGGAAACTATAGCTTCAATTTTCATGTACACTACTACTACTTGTGATGATCCGCTGTGTGCGATCTTTGATGTCTCTTAACACGAGGTTTACTAGCAACTAGAGGAACAGGCGTGGCCCGGTCATAGCTTTGTTTGGCCTTTTCTTGTTGTGCAGCGGTATGTTGTCAAATGCAAGAAGCATCCTTGCTTGTAATGGCGTAATTGATATTGCAACATTGTTTGTGTTACTTGTGCCTAACTGATATTACAGTGTTGCAATCCGGAGCACCCACTCTCTGCATCTGCCATCGGCCACCCAGTCCGGTTCGACATTTCCGATTAAAAATAAATGAATCTGGTGTGGTATTGTATGGTATGCCATGTAGTTCAAACCTTGTAGACTCGTTGTTTCAGTTATTGATGATAGATTGGTGCGGAAGGCAAACGACAAGACAACATCAGGTAGTACAATACATAATGTGTTGAAATTTGGCAATTTCATGATTAATTGTACAATATAAATCATGATTAAAACAATTATTAGCATGCATAACTCTAGCATACCATATGAGCAGAACAACATGAGCAACAATATTGCATATGCAACAATAGATCACGACACACATACTGATCGGTTGCAAATGAAGTAGCGGTGGCTATGGCAGTGGCAATGTTGTCGACGAGGAAGTTGGCAAAGACCGGTCGAAGTAGATGCTGGTGATGACGGCGCACAAGAGTGCCTGACTTTGGAGGTAGACAACACGTGCAGAAGAACACGAGTAGTCGCGTGAAGCGCTTCACGAAAACCTAATTTGCCCTCTCATGGTGTAGGTTTACAAGGGTGAGAGGTTCCCGAGACCTGCTCTCCTGCTCGCCGGTGCACACCAGTGTTCATGATGCAAACATCAAGAGAAGGCAAAAACTCTAACTTGATTTCGCTGTGTATTTGGCGGTAGGGAGAACCCACCACATAAGGTGGTCTCACATCACCTTCACTAGTGGTATGAGACTAAAGATTTGCACCATATCTTGCCATTTATTCATTGGCCTTTGGGATTTACTTTGGATTTTCCGGAAATGCACATGGGCCAAGCCATTAATTCTAACACAATGGGCTAGGTGCAAACAGTGGACATCTTTAAAACTCATTAGCTAGTAAAATTTGCTCATTccgatccatattacttgtcgTTTAAACATATGTATTTAggactaaaataagtctagatacatccgtttgaGAGACAAACAATATGGATCGAACGAACTATATAATATTTCCTCaaataaagaaataaaaataTGGGTTCCCATGTAGTTAGAACTTCTATTAGAATAAAAGATTAACAGACAACAATAGGAAAGAATATTGTAGTTTAGATAACAAATCTAAATAAAGGGACAAACATATATATCATCTCAATCACCTTGTTAACAGCTCTACCAAAGAGCATGTACAACCGGGCTCCTCAAACCCGCCTCAAACACCCGGGCAGACGTCCAGGTCACTGACCGGTCACAAAAAACCGACCCAGACAGGCGCCTCAAATCGGCCTCAAACGTCCGGGCTGACCGGCACCCTTATATCCAGTCCAAATATGGGGTGGCCCGGGCGCATTTGCGGTCCTACCTACAGCCACTGAAGCTCCTTCCTCTCTCATCGGTGCACCCAAATTTTTTAGTCCCACATCACCGTGCGAGGCAGACGCTGACCGGCTTAAATAGCCGCACCGGCAGATGGTGGCAAGCTTCTCTGTTGTTGCATAGGTCCTTACCACTAGATTGCATTTCATAAACTGATGATTATTCATCGAGTGTCAAGTTCGTCTCTTTCATATACGTTGATAGCCCTCCTACAATGACAGTAGTTTTTTATTTTATTCATCGAGTTTTATCGACACATTGCGATTAAAAAAAAGCAGTACTGACATTAGTGTTTCCATTGTCAAGGACATAGACTCTGACTATGAATCTTCTATGTGATAAGCATAGAAGATTCATAGTGACAGTCTATCTTTTTAACAAAGATGCAATGATGTCAGAAGCTTATCGCTTCTGGACGACCCGATTATTTAAGCCGGTCGACTAGCTCATCACGCGGCGAAGTGGGACTAATACGGATGTGAAAATTTTAAGTACGAGCAATTTTTGGTGTGTTTTGACAGCCTCGTCGGCCCAAGATGAACATGATGATCGACGCGCATGGCGCTACATGTAATAACTATTTTGGAAATAAGATATTTGGTTGCAAATGGTAGAATTTGAGGCCCGTCCGGTCACTGTCCGCGGGCACGTCCACAAACGTTTGAAGGCCCAAATTTGCAGGTTGCGGCTGTAGATACTCTAAGTTAGCCAGACCCAAAAAAACACATGCACATTCACTCACATCAGCTCTTTCAAAAGTAGGAGCTGATACATAAGATGATCTACATGCACGTTCGAATTATTAGTAAACAACCTATTGGTTTCAAAAAATTATTACTACGTCCGTCCAGAACTAACCGTCGCTAAAATAAGTGTATCTTAGCGATGGTTAACTCCGGACGGAGATCATATTTATAGGCACAAAAAGTTGCAACATGTCGCAACATATCTGAGCATAGATTAGTCACACGACCAAACACTCATTAGGAACGGTTAATTTCGGACGGAGATCATATTTATAGGTACAACAAGTCGCAACATATCTGAGTATAGATTAGTCACACGACCAAACACTCACTTCAGCAACGGTTAATTCCGGACGGAGATCATATTTATAGGCACAACAAGTCGCAACATGTCCGAGGACAGATTAGTCACACGACCAGCTTTGTACATGAATCACATAACCAGCAGCTAAACTTGGAACAAAGTAACAAGCCGCACAAACATTCGTGCGATATCGTTGGCAGCACATTAGAGAAACCCCCCCACACCATGATCAACCATCCACACCATCACATGAGATCAGCATGTGCCTCCCACCCACCCACCTCCCCAGTTGCTTCGTGTCCACAGTCATTTCCTCACCTAAAGGCGACATATACACGGCCTCACCCCCTCGTGGCCTCACACTCCTTCCACTCTCCACTGGTCCTACTATCACAGATCAAGAGTATCGATCAGAGAGGAGGTAGGTAGCCAATGGCGGACTGGGCCCCGGTGTTCGTCGGGCTGGCGCTATTCATCCTCCTCTCGCCGGGGCTGCTGTTCCAGATCCCCGGCAAGGGCAGGATCGTGGACTTCGGCAGCTTCCAGACCAGCGGCGCCTCCATGCTCATCCACGCCGTCATCTACTTCGCCCTCATCACCATCTTGCTCCTCGCCGTCCGCGTCCAAGTCTTCCTTGGTTGACCAACAGCTGCTTCCTTATCATTTTCAAGCCTCCTGATTTAGCTTGTAGAGGGGCACAGGCGTGCAATATGATGTTCATTGGGTGATTTAGTTGATGGAGTTTCTTTGCTACTTTGTCAAGAATGTAAAGTTTGAGTTTTCAAGTACACTGCTTCTGATGGACTGTGTATGATCTTTGATGTCTCTTAGCATGAGGTTTACTAGCAATTGAGCATTCATTAGCATAGTCACTCCTGATCAGAAACTGAACTCTTTCTTTTTTGTGATCTATTGCAAACTGAAGTTTGTTTAGGAATCTCATCATAGAAAGCATATGCGGGTAGGTACACTTCCCAGCTGTAACCATTGATGAGTGCTTGtactaagggcatctccaacgctgaCCCTTAAACCGCCCGCATCCGTTTAAAACAGGAGGCGCGCTTCGGTACAACCCCCTAAACCTTATAAAGGGCAGGATGGTCATTGCACATGGCTATAGCATACCCGCCCACCATCGTACGCCTGCCCGTGTCGGTACTTTGAAAAAAAAAACACGCCGCCCCTAGGTGAAACCCTAATGGTGACCATCGTTCTAGCTGCCGCCTTCCTCTCCGGCAATCTCTGGCGGACGGGCAAATACTCTTGCCATCATCGTCGCCCTCACGCCCTGGTCGCCGCCAACCCCGGAATCTTCACGCCGTGGTCGCCTTTCTCTCCGGCCAACATAATGCGTCGTGGTCGCCTTCCTCCCCGACCAACATCATCACGCCTGGGCGCCTTCGTCCCCAGCCAACATTGACGGTTCTCCCCTCCCTGACGGCGTCGACGAGGTCGGCGAGGCTAGGACCTCGTGAACGCCCCGTAGGTCTTTTGTTTGTAATTTGTTTTGACTTTACATTATATTACTCATTGAAATAAGATGAAAAAAAATTACTCCTTAATTTACTAAGTAGGTAGTAGTTTAGTGCGTAAATTTGTGCGATCTACTGTTAAGCAATTTGATTGATGAACTGATTATATTTGCGATGATGTTGTGATATGAGACTTTGTTTAAATGTGTATGGACGGAGCAAGAGACCAGTTATGATGGCCATGATTGCAATAGCGAGAATGGATCCTCGTCATTGAATGTGAACCAACCTGATGAGGAGAAGCATATGAATTTGGATGAATCTTACGGTGGCAATGTAAGTGTCTTGAACGTTGACAAAACATGGAACACAAATAACATCATCGTCCGTGATTTTATTCCTCACAATCTTGATTTTACCAATTTTTTTGTTAACAAAACTAATTAGTATTTTTTTCACTGCTTTATCTCCTTCCGTACTAAGAAAACCAAAAACATCACTCCTTGTTTTTTCGAACCAAATATAGATAACACGCTGTAGTGAAATAAGGCCTCTATTTCCATATGTCTCTTGGATCATGAATTTTTTACTGTTTGAATTGTAACCATGCATCATAAAGTGAAGCAGGAGAAGCGGAAGTTTGCCCTCCTCGCCTGCCGCCCCAAGGAGGAGACCGAGGACCACTGCTTCAACTACGTCGACGATCTTGAGGATtcagacgaggaggaggacgccgACAACGAGTAGACATCGTCAGTGTCATATTAGTAGCCATCAATGTCGAATAACATCATTTGATGTTTTAACCACTACTTACAACCCCCTCCTATGTGCCCCCCTCGCTGTTGCTATTGGCGGCGGTGGGGCGCCTCTTCCGACCCTCTTGCCTCTTTGCTACTCTCTGCCGGGTACATTGCCCCCTACCGCTGCGGTTCGTCCTGTCGTTGTGGGCGTGTATCAATCTTCGGGGTCAGCACCAAAGTTGCATCGATCCACTCTTCAGAACACCCCCGAATAGATTGCATGAAGAACCTCATGTGCAATCTCATCTCTAAAACTATACTACTCCCttcgttcacttttgtaagtcattTCAGACAACTCAAAATAGGATATTTTGCACATTGTTTGAAATGTCTTCAAAGTCTTATAAAAatgaacagagggagtaatattttttataaacaATGTGTGTAACCCATCCAAGCCCGGAGCTTTAAGGTCTCCTATGCAACTGTACTCTTCACATCCTCAGCAGTATACTTAGCAAGGACGGTTTCATACGCAAAGTTATGCTGTAAAATAAGTTGGAGTTATACAAACAAATTCTCTTACAGAGACTAGTTGGGCCGCTTTGGCTCAGCATGCATGTGCAAACGTGAGGCGGAGTGCGCAAATGCGTGAAATGCACTATGAGTTCACAATTACGAACGCGCAAAAGGAAGGCACACAACTCAGCATGCATAAAGATGTTGCTTTTATCTTGTCATATATCAAAGGCCATACTGCTGGCCCagcttttttttttgaaaggatCCAGCTCAAGGCTGGTTTCATTGATTCATAAGCAGGGAGCAGGTGGACAAATGACAAAGGCGATGATCCGAGAATCAAGGATGTAAGAAGAAGAGAGAAAAAGGAGTGCCAAAGGTACAGCCGCTAACTAACTACTCAGGGCGGGTCCCCGAAGGGGCTCTGCAAGGATCGACCGCCACACTGTTGCCAGAGGTTTAGGTTGCGCCGGATTGCGTTTAAAATCTCCCTAACATCAGCTTCCTTGTCTCTGAAGGTGCAATTGTTTCTTTCTCGCCAGACTTCCCAGAGAGCTAGCATTAATAGCGATTTTAGACCCTTTCTGAAAGCTGGCTGTGTTGCTTCTATCATGGTTGTCATCCTCTCTAGCGAGCTGTTGCAGTTGCTCCAGGTTGCTGGGTGACATGCCTGGCAGTGCTGCCAAGATGCCAAGTCGTTCCAGACGGCCTTTGTGATGCTGCACTCCCAGAACAGATGATCTGCACTCTCCAGGTTTTTGCGGCAGAATTGGCAGAAGTAGCTGTTGCTCCATCCTCTGCGTTGAAGCCGATCGTTGCACCACAGCCAATCTTGATGAAGAAGCCAAGCGAAGATTTTGAGCTTTGCCGGTGCCCAAGTGTCCCAGATGGCGCTCTTGAGCTGACTCGTTGGTGATCCCAGAAACTGCAAAGCATATGCCGAGTGAGCGGTGTACTTGCCTGAGCCTTCAAAATTTCATCTGACCCGGTCAGGGATATCTACTTGCAGTGCCACATGCTGCTGCTGGATCTGTCGATGCAGGGAAACAACGTCGATGAGCAGATCACTGGTGTTGCCGTGCGCGAAGTCCGCGATCCATTGATCTCCAGTAATTGCTTGGGCCACCGTTTTGTTTTTTCTTCTCGAGTGCGCAAACAGACCTGGGTAACTGATCTTTAGGGGCGCCGATCCGAGCCAGATGGCGTGCCAGAACCTTGCTGTCTGACCGTTGCCGATGGTGACCGTCGTGGCAGCGTTGAAAAGGGTTTGATCCAGATCATCACAAGGCGTCTCCCCACCTACCCATGGACTGGTCGGGTGCTGCCAGGATTGCCATAACCAACGCAGGCGCAACACCCGGCCGAATTTTTGCAGGTTCAGAACTCCGAGCCCTCCCAAATCGATCGGGGAGCAGACTCGGTGCTAGTTTACCTTGCAGCTCCCCCCAGAGAGTTCTTGATCTTTTCCCCAAAGGAAACGCCGCCTGCTTTTGTCAATTTCCTTTAGCAGCTTGGATGGAAACTTCAGGGCCGTCAGGGCAAAGGTTGGCAGGGCAGAGAGCACACACCGGACCAGGACTCGGCGGCCAGCAATAGAGAGCATCTTTCCTTTCCATCCTGCGAGTCTGCTCCTAATGCGGTCCAGGATAAACTGAAGATGGACCAGACGGATCCTACCGAGGACGAGGGGGAGCCCCAAGTACCTTATCGGGAACTGCTTTGTTTGCCTGCCGAAGGATTGAAGAACCGTGGTGAGGTCGATCTCATCCCAGCTTTGTTGGAAAGTTAATAAAAAAAGTTACGAAGCATACATCCATCGCAGCTCGATCAAATGCCGATTAACTCAGCGCAAGCACCCCACCAAGGAGGAAGTGATTAACAAAGTTATAGATCACGTTGCTCCTCCTCATCGTGTGCGGAGTTCGTGGAAACGTCGGTCTGCTAGTACACGTGTTCAAATCTAATAACTAATTAATGAGCTGTGTTCTTGGCTAAACTGTGCCAGCAGAGACGGACCTGGCACCTATAACGCGTTGCCATCCGGTATAAAAGCGCTTTGAGTCGAGGCGTTGATTTCTTTGGAAGCAACTTTGCAAGTGGCATTACGAGGGCTAATAGTATATTAATAAtgagataatcatgaaaataataataattgaAAGGTTCTTCCCGGTTGTGTTGCATGT contains:
- the LOC125533919 gene encoding uncharacterized protein LOC125533919; this translates as MADWAPVFIALVLFVLLSPGLLFQVPGKNRFLEFGNKQTSGVSVLFHAVIYFALISIFTLAVRVHVILG
- the LOC125533920 gene encoding uncharacterized protein LOC125533920, producing MADWAPVFVGLALFILLSPGLLFQIPGKGRIVDFGSFQTSGASMLIHAVIYFALITILLLAVRVQVFLG